The Hyphococcus flavus genome contains a region encoding:
- a CDS encoding Hpt domain-containing protein: MTEPLKSSPAALQEEQVDGLVAAAGADGAMAILDAFNRSTVELLNAIGENLREGLLDDASRTAHALKGSAANVGAAALAESGTEIEEACKNGDGAVASARLSDAQQRYLTFCEAFKAHLEKR; the protein is encoded by the coding sequence TTGACGGAACCGCTGAAATCCTCGCCTGCTGCATTGCAGGAAGAACAAGTCGATGGCCTTGTGGCCGCCGCTGGCGCTGACGGCGCCATGGCGATTCTCGACGCCTTCAACCGTTCAACGGTTGAGCTGTTAAACGCGATCGGCGAAAACTTGCGAGAGGGGCTTCTTGATGACGCCTCCCGCACCGCCCACGCGCTAAAGGGCTCAGCCGCCAATGTCGGCGCGGCAGCGCTTGCCGAAAGCGGAACGGAAATCGAAGAGGCCTGCAAGAACGGTGACGGCGCCGTCGCCTCAGCCAGGCTCAGTGACGCACAGCAACGCTACCTGACTTTTTGCGAAGCCTTTAAAGCGCATCTCGAAAAACGGTAG
- a CDS encoding ABC transporter permease — MTDSAASFDIDMRQGVMNLVARGDWRARYLGVIDEKLRDFADDSVGRDIVIDVSAVEKLDTSGAMVLQRTFHACTQRTSASKFVGAKEAHAALLSQVEEHLAPCHVEPLQGNAFVSVLRRLGKGVIDAFLAGQAILSFVGEILSTAARGIMNPSRIRWTSTVHHMEEAGLNAIPIIGLMTFLIGAVVAFMGAKILRMFNADIFTVELVGISVLREFGVLLSAILIAGRSGSAFTAQIGSMKIREEIDAMRVLGLDPLEVLVLPRVLALVIMLPVIAFIAAMLGMIGGGLVAWLAMDISPALFMVRTQETIIMSHFWSGLIKAPFFAFVIAVVGCYQGMEVEGSAESLGQRTTLSVVQALFLVILIDAFFAMFFLEIDF, encoded by the coding sequence ATGACGGATTCGGCGGCGAGTTTCGACATTGATATGCGTCAGGGGGTGATGAATTTAGTCGCCCGCGGCGATTGGCGCGCGCGCTATCTCGGCGTGATTGACGAGAAGCTTCGTGATTTCGCCGATGATTCGGTCGGGCGAGACATCGTCATCGACGTGTCGGCTGTGGAAAAACTCGATACGTCCGGCGCCATGGTTTTACAGCGGACGTTTCACGCCTGCACTCAGCGGACCAGCGCCTCGAAATTCGTCGGCGCCAAAGAAGCCCATGCCGCGCTGTTAAGCCAGGTCGAGGAGCACCTTGCGCCGTGCCATGTTGAGCCGCTGCAAGGTAACGCATTTGTTTCGGTGCTGCGCCGCCTTGGCAAAGGCGTTATTGACGCGTTTCTGGCGGGCCAGGCGATTTTGAGTTTTGTCGGTGAAATTCTGAGCACCGCAGCGCGCGGCATCATGAATCCCTCGCGAATCCGCTGGACGTCTACTGTTCACCACATGGAAGAAGCGGGCCTTAACGCGATCCCGATTATCGGTCTGATGACTTTTTTGATTGGCGCAGTCGTCGCGTTCATGGGCGCGAAGATCTTGCGCATGTTCAATGCGGACATCTTCACCGTGGAACTGGTAGGGATTTCTGTTTTGCGGGAGTTCGGGGTGCTGTTGAGCGCTATCCTGATCGCCGGCCGCTCGGGCAGCGCCTTCACCGCACAAATCGGTTCCATGAAAATCCGTGAAGAGATTGACGCCATGCGCGTTCTGGGGCTCGACCCGCTGGAAGTACTAGTGCTGCCGCGCGTTCTTGCGCTTGTCATCATGCTGCCGGTGATCGCGTTTATCGCCGCGATGCTGGGCATGATCGGCGGCGGGCTGGTCGCCTGGCTCGCCATGGATATCTCGCCTGCGCTTTTCATGGTGCGCACTCAGGAAACTATCATCATGAGCCATTTCTGGTCGGGCCTTATCAAGGCGCCGTTCTTTGCTTTCGTGATTGCGGTCGTCGGCTGCTATCAGGGGATGGAGGTCGAAGGCAGCGCAGAATCCCTTGGTCAGCGTACGACGCTTTCTGTGGTACAGGCGCTCTTTCTTGTCATTCTGATCGATGCGTTCTTCGCCATGTTCTTTTTGGAGATTGATTTTTGA
- a CDS encoding DUF6265 family protein, which produces MRSLLAALLFTLSLAAPAMAGESVEIKTLEEGASSPPASVDELAWLVGHWKGSGLGGQSEEFIAPPLDGQMIGAFRQTKADGSLWFYEFYQIVEDQGSLVMRIKHFNPDLTGWEEKDDYVAFRLVETSENAVYFDGLTFKMTGPDEMRAAVVLEGDKTASFIYNRVSP; this is translated from the coding sequence ATGCGTTCATTGTTAGCGGCTTTACTGTTCACCCTAAGCCTTGCGGCGCCTGCAATGGCTGGTGAGAGCGTTGAAATCAAAACGCTTGAAGAAGGCGCATCATCGCCGCCAGCGTCTGTTGACGAGCTCGCCTGGCTGGTTGGCCATTGGAAGGGATCGGGCCTTGGCGGCCAGTCGGAGGAATTCATCGCCCCGCCTTTGGATGGGCAAATGATCGGCGCATTCCGGCAAACAAAAGCTGACGGTTCGCTGTGGTTTTATGAATTCTATCAGATTGTCGAGGATCAGGGCTCGCTTGTCATGCGCATCAAGCACTTCAACCCGGACTTAACCGGGTGGGAGGAAAAGGATGACTACGTCGCTTTCCGTCTGGTCGAGACAAGTGAGAACGCGGTTTATTTCGATGGGCTGACGTTCAAAATGACGGGGCCGGACGAAATGCGCGCAGCCGTCGTGCTTGAAGGCGATAAGACTGCGTCTTTCATCTATAACCGCGTGTCGCCTTGA
- a CDS encoding MFS transporter, whose translation MAGNLKTRVGMLYAAFYAGQFVLLGIQLPFFAGWLALKAFSASEIGLITGVALIARLLLGPFVAFWADHQTDERLSLRLASLLFAAGAAGLVFLPGKLLIGASAALVIFTFGLLVPLSDTAVLRADRNGWLHYGKIRAVGSASFLLATVLGGAMLTQTGIAAAAPIMAVAAFFAFLISLFLPKGPGGRGGAKPVSWREAPKLITNPVFLVVIVSAGFTQGAHAVYYAFSYLHWEAIGYSALTIGCLWATGVIAEIFMLTRVRGIAKKVSPAMLLMMGGMAAIIRWAAIAFDPPLPLLFVIQLLHAFTFAATYLGAIEFLDRAAPVRLVNTGMTLMSATGVGALTGLATLGSGFMWDAQGASIAYLAMALMGVVGAAAAFLVTRIWNGGKLFE comes from the coding sequence ATGGCGGGAAACCTGAAAACGCGTGTCGGCATGTTATACGCCGCATTTTATGCCGGGCAATTCGTATTGCTTGGCATTCAGTTGCCGTTTTTTGCCGGCTGGTTGGCGCTGAAAGCTTTTAGTGCAAGCGAGATTGGTCTGATAACAGGTGTGGCGCTCATTGCGCGACTGCTGCTCGGGCCTTTCGTCGCCTTCTGGGCTGATCACCAGACTGATGAACGCCTATCGCTAAGGCTTGCTTCTCTCTTATTCGCGGCCGGGGCGGCGGGGTTGGTGTTTCTGCCGGGTAAGCTGTTGATTGGTGCGTCTGCGGCGCTCGTGATCTTCACTTTTGGCCTTCTTGTGCCGCTGTCCGATACGGCGGTGTTGCGCGCGGACCGGAATGGCTGGCTTCACTACGGAAAAATCCGTGCTGTTGGTTCGGCGTCATTTCTGTTGGCGACCGTTCTCGGCGGCGCCATGCTAACGCAAACAGGAATTGCCGCAGCCGCGCCGATCATGGCGGTTGCTGCATTTTTTGCCTTCTTGATATCGCTGTTCTTGCCGAAAGGCCCCGGTGGTCGCGGCGGCGCCAAGCCTGTCTCGTGGCGCGAGGCGCCGAAGTTGATTACGAACCCGGTCTTTCTGGTCGTCATTGTTTCGGCGGGCTTCACTCAGGGCGCGCATGCGGTTTACTACGCGTTTTCTTACTTGCACTGGGAAGCAATCGGATATTCCGCCCTGACTATCGGTTGCCTGTGGGCGACGGGTGTGATTGCCGAAATATTCATGCTCACGCGCGTGCGGGGCATTGCAAAAAAAGTCTCGCCGGCAATGCTCCTGATGATGGGAGGAATGGCCGCAATAATCAGATGGGCGGCGATTGCTTTCGATCCGCCGTTGCCTTTGTTGTTCGTGATCCAGTTGCTGCACGCCTTTACCTTTGCGGCGACTTATCTTGGCGCCATCGAGTTTCTTGACCGTGCGGCGCCCGTGCGGCTCGTGAATACCGGCATGACGCTGATGTCAGCGACCGGTGTCGGCGCGCTCACAGGGCTGGCGACGCTCGGGTCAGGGTTTATGTGGGACGCGCAAGGAGCGTCTATCGCCTATCTCGCCATGGCGCTCATGGGTGTTGTCGGGGCCGCCGCCGCTTTTTTGGTCACGCGCATTTGGAATGGCGGCAAACTTTTTGAGTGA
- the pip gene encoding prolyl aminopeptidase: protein MTELRTLYPPIEPFDAGMLRVSDLHEIYYEVSGAQSGKPVVVCHGGPGGGSTPSMRRYFNPEHYKIVLFDQRGCGKSRPHASLEDNTTWSLVSDMEALRAHLGINHWQVFGGSWGSTLALAYAQSHPDQVSELVLRGIFALRRSELEWFYQEGASWIFPEAWQDYLAPIPENERNDLIDAYYKRLTGENENERIRAAKAWSLWEGGAVSLLPSEERMQTFSSDAFALAFARIECHYFQHGGFFERDDQLIANLNRIRHIPGVIVQGRYDIVTPMKTAWEVSQQWPEAEFNIVADAGHAASEPGIIDALVRATDNFARR, encoded by the coding sequence ATGACGGAATTGCGCACATTATACCCCCCAATTGAACCTTTCGACGCCGGCATGCTGCGCGTGTCAGACCTCCATGAAATTTATTACGAGGTCTCCGGCGCACAGAGTGGCAAGCCGGTCGTGGTGTGCCATGGCGGCCCTGGCGGCGGCTCGACGCCATCCATGCGGCGCTACTTCAATCCGGAACACTACAAAATCGTGCTTTTTGACCAGCGCGGTTGCGGCAAATCCAGACCCCATGCCTCATTGGAGGACAACACCACCTGGTCGCTCGTCAGTGACATGGAGGCTCTTCGCGCCCATCTCGGCATTAACCATTGGCAGGTATTCGGCGGCTCATGGGGATCAACCCTCGCCCTGGCTTACGCCCAGTCGCATCCCGATCAGGTCAGCGAACTGGTCCTGCGCGGAATTTTCGCCCTGCGCCGGTCTGAACTTGAATGGTTCTATCAGGAGGGCGCGAGCTGGATCTTCCCTGAAGCGTGGCAGGATTACCTGGCGCCGATCCCGGAAAATGAGCGCAACGATCTGATTGACGCATATTACAAGCGGCTGACAGGCGAGAATGAAAATGAGCGCATTCGCGCGGCAAAAGCGTGGAGCCTGTGGGAAGGCGGCGCCGTCAGCCTGCTTCCGTCAGAAGAGCGCATGCAGACATTTTCAAGCGATGCTTTCGCCCTCGCCTTCGCCCGGATCGAATGTCACTACTTCCAGCATGGCGGTTTTTTTGAACGCGACGATCAGCTAATCGCCAATTTAAACCGCATACGGCACATTCCCGGCGTCATCGTGCAGGGCCGCTACGATATCGTCACGCCGATGAAAACCGCCTGGGAAGTCAGTCAGCAATGGCCGGAAGCAGAATTCAACATTGTAGCGGACGCCGGGCACGCAGCAAGCGAGCCCGGCATTATCGATGCGCTGGTGCGCGCAACAGACAATTTTGCGCGCCGTTAG
- a CDS encoding sodium-dependent transporter: MQDTAGEGAHWSSRAAFIMAAIGSAVGLGNLWRFPYVAGENGGGAFVVFYIICVLLIGLPVLVAELFIGRRGGMSAVGSVVKIAKAEGRSPLWSLQSWFGMIGAFIILTFYSVIAGWVLAYVVMIAGNLITAVGENGLAGLTGGAFSTLTEEQVSAKLGELLSDPTRMIIYHGIFMLVTMGIVMRGVKGGIEKAVTLLMPAFFVLLIVLFFFALIEGDAARGVDFLLGVRFDDLWAGVQNGSVVSAALGQAFFSIGLGSALMATYGAYMRDDQDLPRSSRLVAIADTGVGIIAGLAIFPIVFAMGLAAGAGPTLMFQTLPLAFHGMPVGGLFGLMFFILAFFAAITSSIALLETSTKWLDEQTKSDKRVVSVTILGLIIFVIGCLNALSQVPTSAGETFWNTWQPLGGVALFKGMVLLDFLSATTDIILPVAGFITAVFAGWIVSTSTAREAIGFKSEIWFKRWRFLTRYVCTTGIFIVIVYSTIIAPMLNS, encoded by the coding sequence ATGCAAGATACGGCAGGTGAAGGCGCGCATTGGTCATCGCGGGCTGCATTCATTATGGCTGCGATCGGATCCGCAGTAGGACTCGGCAATCTCTGGCGATTTCCTTACGTGGCGGGTGAAAACGGGGGCGGCGCCTTCGTTGTATTCTATATTATCTGCGTTCTCTTGATCGGCCTGCCGGTCCTGGTGGCCGAGTTGTTCATTGGCCGGCGCGGCGGCATGTCGGCAGTGGGCAGCGTCGTCAAAATCGCCAAAGCCGAAGGGCGCTCGCCCTTGTGGTCGCTTCAGTCCTGGTTCGGGATGATTGGCGCCTTCATCATCCTGACGTTTTATTCGGTGATCGCGGGCTGGGTTCTGGCCTATGTGGTGATGATCGCCGGCAACTTGATCACTGCAGTTGGGGAAAACGGATTAGCCGGGTTGACGGGCGGCGCCTTTTCGACCCTGACGGAAGAACAGGTCAGCGCCAAGCTCGGCGAGCTGTTAAGCGATCCAACGCGCATGATCATCTATCACGGCATTTTCATGCTCGTGACGATGGGCATCGTCATGCGCGGCGTGAAAGGCGGCATTGAAAAAGCGGTGACGCTATTGATGCCGGCGTTCTTCGTTCTTCTGATTGTCCTTTTCTTCTTCGCCCTTATCGAAGGGGATGCGGCGCGCGGCGTCGATTTCCTCTTAGGTGTGCGTTTTGATGATTTGTGGGCGGGCGTGCAAAACGGTTCTGTTGTCTCGGCTGCACTCGGTCAGGCGTTTTTCTCCATCGGTCTTGGTTCCGCTCTAATGGCGACCTACGGCGCCTATATGCGCGATGATCAGGACTTGCCGCGTTCCTCGCGGCTGGTTGCGATTGCCGATACAGGCGTTGGCATTATCGCTGGTCTCGCCATCTTTCCGATTGTGTTCGCCATGGGGCTTGCAGCCGGCGCCGGTCCGACACTCATGTTCCAGACCTTGCCGCTTGCGTTTCACGGCATGCCGGTCGGCGGTTTGTTCGGCTTGATGTTCTTTATTCTCGCCTTCTTTGCAGCGATCACCTCTTCGATTGCGCTGCTTGAGACGTCAACGAAATGGCTCGACGAGCAGACGAAGTCCGATAAGCGCGTCGTGTCGGTGACGATACTCGGCCTCATCATTTTCGTGATCGGGTGCCTGAATGCGCTCAGCCAGGTGCCGACAAGCGCTGGCGAAACATTCTGGAACACATGGCAGCCCTTGGGCGGCGTCGCTTTGTTCAAAGGCATGGTGCTGCTTGATTTCCTCAGCGCCACGACGGACATCATTCTTCCTGTCGCAGGCTTCATCACAGCCGTATTTGCAGGCTGGATTGTATCGACGTCGACAGCGCGCGAAGCGATTGGGTTCAAATCAGAAATCTGGTTCAAGCGCTGGCGCTTCCTGACGCGCTATGTGTGCACGACCGGCATTTTCATCGTGATCGTTTATTCCACGATCATTGCGCCAATGCTGAACAGCTAA
- a CDS encoding alpha/beta fold hydrolase produces the protein MRSTLQSIATALVAFLFTAACAVQTPAEQNWRQAFTTSEDGTRIAYYTRGPAHAGATPLFVISGGPGSDHRYMRVGGAFEKIAETRAVIMFDQRSTGASDAAGDEPELRDWAQDVEAIRAATGAQQLDLLGHSFGAYVALAYAEEFGPHVRSLVFAGSPPPTLAQNEPLLGQIYPDRISEWVETRQSLPDRFKAPEISVFFSMEFVNPDLAKEYEAAVAGYEYNIDVNNRLRGAMQEIDFTDLVSSFEKPALVMHGRFDAVIAPSVAWRLHNALPNSTFTVVEEAGHLFFVEKPDMFASELTQFLTSLD, from the coding sequence ATGCGTTCAACGCTTCAGTCTATTGCTACGGCTCTGGTCGCCTTTCTTTTTACCGCAGCCTGCGCAGTGCAAACGCCAGCGGAACAGAACTGGCGGCAAGCCTTCACCACGTCGGAAGATGGAACTCGCATTGCTTACTACACGCGCGGCCCCGCTCATGCGGGCGCGACGCCGCTGTTTGTCATATCAGGCGGACCCGGAAGCGACCACCGCTATATGCGGGTCGGCGGCGCGTTTGAAAAAATCGCAGAAACGCGCGCCGTTATCATGTTCGATCAACGCAGCACCGGCGCCTCTGATGCGGCGGGTGATGAACCAGAACTTCGTGATTGGGCGCAAGATGTGGAGGCCATCAGGGCCGCCACGGGCGCACAGCAGCTTGATCTCCTCGGTCATTCTTTCGGGGCCTATGTTGCGCTTGCTTATGCCGAGGAGTTTGGACCGCATGTGCGCAGCCTTGTCTTCGCAGGTTCCCCACCCCCAACGCTTGCTCAGAATGAACCGCTGCTGGGGCAGATCTATCCTGACCGCATCAGCGAATGGGTGGAAACCCGCCAGTCGCTCCCCGACCGGTTCAAGGCGCCTGAGATATCAGTCTTTTTCTCTATGGAATTTGTCAATCCCGATCTTGCGAAAGAATACGAAGCCGCAGTCGCAGGTTATGAATATAATATCGATGTGAACAACCGGCTACGCGGCGCCATGCAAGAGATAGACTTCACAGACTTGGTAAGCTCTTTCGAAAAACCGGCGCTGGTCATGCACGGACGCTTTGATGCTGTCATCGCGCCGTCGGTCGCGTGGCGGCTACACAACGCGCTTCCCAACTCCACATTTACTGTCGTTGAAGAAGCCGGACATTTATTCTTTGTCGAAAAGCCCGACATGTTTGCTTCCGAACTGACGCAATTTCTCACATCACTCGATTGA
- a CDS encoding CHASE2 domain-containing protein, with product MSNRMFSKPFQWLTALPLLMVTGALAVIALGTLAGAQSPDAQWRERLFDYFQRLDPSDGDASENFHLVLIDRESIEAVGPWPWPRTVLADVVEAANGAGAKGVIVTEAVDSPDPLSPETIGEFWLSGARDEAFAEQLALLPRTDERLAEAFQGVSGSVGVSAVPPADPNRSASLLRSDIKRASWLETGANGGEFLALPAARYFYAINPQLAETARPSVSALPVDKDGVFRRTPLLWSLNEAPTPSVALEAARLALNVQTVTANARASGAHSQGRILESVDLGERSLDVSDTSSLRLYLPKRIAVPSTSASRLLNGLDSNSQLDGAVVLIGLDTELGEAVRTARGDLSRPAAHALTAAQIASGETPKRPLWTGYIEALAVMLFGAAAIMTAQRLEFWQAAGFAALISVILLLGAFAAFAFGDLLINPLPPATALFLGAFTVAGGRSIGGVLRDDNLRGSFHDTLPETAMKRLRDDAATDILKGVRRPITVLACELRIADEDLRTMETLPDEVTKLLAAASLDLRQTIIATGGAADQADGGRMYAYYNAPLEIADHPQAGCAAALRLIESMDKINADLEESSRTRGMQIHLAIGIATGPCFIGPMGHGRNNRYSAVGPAVDRASFLRSQSEFYGPAMICDETVHKETHHHFAYLELDKLKLRDEKRPVSVYALIGNPFIKSSKAFRALDDSHREFLKAYRAGDMTKAKDLLQKSKSSPGAKIALFDIYEERIAKLTARGLPEGWDGVHSAES from the coding sequence TTGTCCAACCGTATGTTTTCAAAGCCATTTCAGTGGTTGACGGCGCTGCCCTTGTTAATGGTCACGGGCGCGCTGGCGGTGATAGCGCTCGGCACGCTGGCCGGGGCGCAATCGCCTGACGCGCAATGGCGCGAGCGGTTGTTTGATTATTTCCAGCGGTTGGACCCTTCCGATGGAGACGCATCGGAAAATTTTCATCTCGTCCTCATCGACCGCGAGAGCATTGAAGCTGTCGGTCCATGGCCATGGCCGCGCACGGTATTGGCCGATGTGGTCGAAGCGGCGAACGGCGCAGGCGCCAAAGGCGTCATCGTGACAGAAGCGGTGGATTCCCCCGACCCACTCTCTCCCGAAACCATCGGCGAGTTCTGGCTTTCAGGCGCCCGTGACGAAGCCTTTGCAGAACAACTGGCGCTATTACCCCGCACCGATGAAAGACTTGCCGAAGCCTTTCAGGGCGTTAGCGGTTCGGTTGGCGTCAGCGCCGTCCCCCCTGCGGACCCGAACCGTTCGGCTTCGCTATTGCGAAGCGACATAAAACGCGCTTCCTGGCTGGAAACGGGCGCAAACGGCGGAGAGTTTCTCGCCCTGCCCGCTGCACGTTATTTCTACGCCATCAATCCGCAGCTTGCCGAAACAGCGCGGCCTTCAGTTTCCGCCTTGCCCGTGGACAAGGACGGCGTCTTTCGGCGCACGCCATTATTGTGGTCGCTAAATGAAGCGCCAACGCCTTCGGTTGCGCTTGAAGCGGCGCGACTTGCCCTCAATGTGCAGACAGTCACCGCGAATGCCCGGGCCTCTGGCGCCCACTCGCAAGGACGCATTCTGGAAAGCGTTGATCTAGGCGAACGCTCACTTGACGTCAGCGACACCTCTTCATTGAGATTATATCTGCCAAAGCGAATTGCCGTTCCCTCAACATCGGCGTCACGTCTCTTGAACGGATTAGATTCCAACTCACAGCTAGACGGCGCTGTTGTGCTGATTGGTCTTGATACGGAGCTTGGCGAGGCCGTCAGAACCGCGCGCGGTGACCTGTCGCGTCCTGCCGCCCACGCCTTGACCGCAGCGCAAATCGCATCCGGCGAGACGCCGAAGCGTCCGTTATGGACAGGCTATATCGAAGCCTTGGCGGTCATGTTGTTTGGCGCGGCGGCGATCATGACAGCGCAACGGCTTGAATTCTGGCAAGCGGCAGGCTTTGCGGCGCTTATTTCGGTTATCCTGCTGCTCGGCGCGTTCGCGGCGTTTGCCTTTGGCGATCTGCTTATCAATCCGTTGCCGCCGGCGACAGCTCTGTTCCTCGGCGCCTTTACGGTTGCGGGGGGCCGCTCCATCGGCGGCGTGTTACGTGACGATAATCTGCGCGGCTCGTTTCATGACACGCTGCCCGAAACCGCCATGAAACGCCTGCGCGACGATGCTGCAACGGACATTCTCAAAGGCGTGCGCCGGCCTATCACCGTTCTCGCATGCGAGCTTAGAATCGCGGACGAAGACTTGCGCACCATGGAAACCCTGCCGGACGAAGTCACCAAGCTTCTTGCGGCGGCGAGCCTTGATTTGCGCCAGACCATTATCGCCACAGGCGGCGCCGCCGATCAGGCCGACGGCGGACGCATGTACGCCTATTACAACGCGCCGCTCGAAATCGCGGATCATCCTCAGGCCGGGTGCGCCGCCGCGCTGCGTCTGATCGAGAGCATGGACAAAATCAACGCGGACCTTGAGGAATCGAGCCGCACGCGCGGCATGCAAATTCACCTTGCCATAGGCATCGCAACTGGCCCTTGCTTTATCGGCCCCATGGGTCATGGCCGTAACAATCGTTATTCAGCGGTCGGCCCGGCTGTCGATCGCGCTTCGTTCCTGCGCAGTCAGTCTGAGTTTTATGGCCCGGCTATGATCTGCGATGAAACGGTTCACAAGGAAACACATCATCATTTTGCCTATCTGGAACTCGACAAGCTGAAACTGCGTGACGAAAAGCGCCCGGTTTCCGTTTACGCCCTGATCGGCAACCCCTTTATCAAATCTTCGAAAGCCTTCCGCGCACTTGACGATTCACATCGGGAATTTTTGAAAGCCTACCGCGCGGGCGATATGACCAAGGCTAAGGATCTCTTGCAAAAATCCAAAAGCTCACCCGGCGCAAAAATCGCCCTCTTTGACATCTATGAAGAACGAATTGCCAAACTGACAGCGCGGGGCCTGCCCGAAGGTTGGGACGGCGTGCATTCGGCGGAATCATAG